The proteins below come from a single Plasmodium vivax scf_7133 genomic scaffold, whole genome shotgun sequence genomic window:
- a CDS encoding tryptophan-rich antigen (Pv-fam-a) (encoded by transcript PVX_125728A) yields MKVAFIVLYIFSVLLDLSSSADILDDFLDKSSNEIERLTHVKLKDTSEWTENVEEWVKDEWHEWMDEVQMDWKEFNSSLESEKNKWFGKKEKEMMELIKSIEDKWLDFNENMHEVLNYAILKISLMWSFSEWQKWINKDGKRIIENQWERWTISNKNLYYKIIMKEWFKWKNKKIKQWLKRNWLHHEGRILENWERLPYTKILAMSEKKPWFNSNAQVINERDYFLIWIKKKEDFLVNEERDKWENWEYYKNDFFQTWMDSFLSHWLNIKKRDILHSQS; encoded by the exons atgaaagttGCTTTCATTGTCCTGTATATATTTAGCGTTTTATTAGATTTATCCTCGTCGGCAGACATTTTAGACGACTTCCTCGAT AAATCAAGCAACGAAATTGAAAGACTCACACATGTTAAACTAAAGGACACATCGGAATGGACGGAAAATGTGGAAGAATGGGTCAAGGACGAATGGCACGAATGGATGGACGAAGTGCAAATGGACTGGAAAGAATTCAATAGCTCCCTcgaaagcgaaaaaaacaagtggtttggaaaaaaagaaaaggaaatgatGGAACTTATCAAGTCCATAGAAGATAAATGGCTAGATTTTAATGAAAACATGCATGAAGTGCTTAATTatgccattttaaaaatttccttaATGTGGAGCTTTTCTGAGTGGCAAAAATGGATTAACAAAGATGGCAAACGTATTATAGAAAACCAATGGGAAAGGTGGACcatttcaaataaaaacctttattataaaataattatgaaagAATGgtttaaatggaaaaacaaaaaaattaaacagtGGCTTAAACGTAACTGGTTACACCATGAAGGTAGGATTTTAGAAAATTGGGAGCGTTTACCATACACTAAAATTTTAGCTATGTCTGAGAAAAAACCATGGTTCAATTCGAACGCACAAGTCATCAATGAAAGGGACTACTTTCTCATCTGGattaagaaaaaggaagatttTCTAGTAAACGAAGAACGCGATAAGTGGGAAAATTGGGAATACTACAAAAACGATTTCTTTCAAACATGGATGGACTCCTTTCTTAGCCACTGgctaaatataaaaaaacggGATATACTGCATAGCCAaagttaa